Proteins encoded by one window of Xenopus tropicalis strain Nigerian chromosome 6, UCB_Xtro_10.0, whole genome shotgun sequence:
- the LOC116411529 gene encoding paraneoplastic antigen Ma1 homolog, which produces MPLITPTQVYEWALKEKVNPDHVFAIDRVPPEVTLEMLESNLSKYRHLEGAHLIADEGSTMDGYAVLLFKVSDPLNSEVGPYAVFPVGDLSVGCPLVYPQAVVAPWKVEAPSPDAGYTSRKRRLLPSLPCNVQHTVKQEPLVTETSEAKDVSISEHPLTDAITQMTEALAQGLQLSHYKKLKTFSGTEPVPTGEEGFETWKESALQALDEWACSEQTKRQRIMEHVRPPAASIVLNFKASHKDYNAMDIIDILTSAYGKHEDPDQLLADFKQMRQKSSEDVSAFTLHLENMLRNLLSKKVITAEEVDTLRLKQLLKGMSPFFPMYSTLQILLRDKRDTGFIDLMKVIKQEEATLLFAGTSWVPKQNPALPTSKDIKLTGKGVPSITPIRKSADNVMWEAK; this is translated from the exons ATGCCATTAATAACGCCAACCCAGGTCTATGAATGGGCCCTAAAGGAAAAGGTGAACCCAGaccatgtatttgccattgatcgtgTACCACCTGAAGTTACACTGGAAATGTTAGAGAGTAACCTGTCTAAATACAGACATTTGGAGGGTGCACATCTGATAGCAGATGAGGGATCAACCATGGACGGTTATGCAGTCCTGCTTTTCAAAGTGAGTGATCCACTAAATTCAGAAGTGGGGCCAtatgctgtgttccctgtgggtgaTTTATCGGTAGGGTGCCCCCTGGTGTACCCCCAGGCTGTTGTTGCCCCCTGGAAAGTTGAAGCACCCAGTCCAGATGCAGGCTACACCAGTAGAAAAAGGAGGCTGCTGCCGTCACTACCCTGCAATGTGCAGCACACAGTAAAGCAAGAACCGCTTGTAACTGAGACCAGTGAAGCTAAGGATGTCAGCATTTCAGAGCATCCCTTGACTGACGCAATAACTCAAATGACAGAGGCATTGGCTCAGGGCTTGCAGCTGAGCCACTATAAAAAGCTAAAGACATTTTCAGGCACAGAGCCGGTTCCTACAGGGGAAGAGGGGTTTGAGACATGGAAGGAGTCTGCACTACAAGCGTTAGATGAGTGGGCCTGCTCAGAACAAACCAAGAGGCAGCGAATTATGGAGCATGTCCGTCCCCCTGCAGCTAGTATTGTGTTAAATTTTAAAGCCAGTCACAAAGATTACAATGCTATGGACATAATTGATATCCTCACTTCAGCATATGGGAAGCATGAGGACCCTGACCAGTTATTGGCTGACTTTAAACAGATGAGACAGAAGTCTTCTGAGGATGTATCTGCCTTCACCCTCCATCTAGAGAATATGCTGCGGAAtctcttgtcaaaaaaagtgattACAGCAGAGGAAGTAGATACACTACGTCTAAAACAATTACTAAAGGGGATGTCCCCATTCTTCCCCATGTATTCCACGTTGCAGATACTCCTGAGGGATAAAAGAGATACCGGCTTTATTGACCTGATGAAAGTGATTAAGcaagaggaggcaaccctactctTTGCTGGTACCTCTTGGGTACCAAAGCAGAACCCCGCTTTACCTACCTCGAAGGATATTAAGCTAACTGGAAAGGGTGTACCATCAATAACCCCAATCCGGAAAAG TGCAGACAATGTCATGTGGGAAGCCAAGTAG